A genome region from Christensenella minuta includes the following:
- a CDS encoding glycoside hydrolase family 3 C-terminal domain-containing protein has translation MLGATWDGENIRRVGRALGKEANYYGVDVLLGTPNVNIHRDPLGGRLFEGYSEDPCLVAQLAPELVKGVQEEGVLANPKHFAANNQETDRRGVDETVQKRALYEIYFPGFRACIQEGKSKTVMSAYNAINGECCAMNRWLLTDVLRGEWGFEGFVVSDWGGAYDQAEALRAGNDYDMPGPRSIAPIVEAVKSGRLPEKVLDTALERVLNMMLEAPAMTGKKTEKIDIEDSRQAAYDAAKEGIVLLKNEGGTLPFSTDANISFFGGKSKKFIESGGGSANVITDRTSNVYDCSRTIAGDGRVRFGEITDDTDAVVVTVGVIGQEGFDRASLSIDAEDEKMLKETLEEAKRSGKKTVVILNVCGPVDVREFIDDTDALLCVFIPGMEGGRAAADILYGRVNPSGKLPLTFPKRYEDCPTYGNFPGRGAKVMYGEGIFVGYRYYDMKNIEPMFPFGFGLSYTQFGIGHLHLDRDCMNVDREGDDLSATVKVKNTGRCGGKEVVQLYIAQEKPTLVKPPKELKAFRKVWLEPGEEKEITFTVTADMLQSYDDGTEKWQIEPGYYKVLVGNSARNICAEASFEVKGYNPYGVNEDTPLGKLVMIPGALDELMKHCPEGRLTRESVELSILFAATGKLSEYWDKVIAPAMEGIGDDEKQRRYEAMLAAMNRFH, from the coding sequence TTGCTCGGGGCGACCTGGGACGGGGAAAACATCCGCAGGGTGGGCAGAGCGCTGGGAAAAGAAGCGAATTATTATGGCGTCGACGTACTGCTGGGAACGCCGAACGTCAATATCCACAGGGATCCCCTCGGCGGAAGATTATTTGAAGGATACTCCGAGGACCCCTGCCTGGTGGCACAGCTTGCCCCCGAGCTTGTAAAAGGCGTCCAGGAGGAGGGAGTACTTGCCAATCCCAAGCATTTTGCCGCCAATAACCAGGAAACGGACAGGAGGGGCGTGGACGAGACCGTACAGAAGCGCGCGCTGTACGAGATTTATTTCCCGGGTTTCAGGGCGTGCATCCAGGAGGGAAAAAGCAAGACGGTTATGAGCGCGTATAACGCAATCAACGGGGAATGCTGCGCGATGAACCGTTGGCTGCTGACGGACGTGCTCCGCGGCGAATGGGGCTTTGAGGGCTTCGTCGTTTCGGACTGGGGCGGCGCTTACGACCAAGCAGAGGCCCTGCGGGCCGGAAACGATTATGATATGCCGGGGCCGAGGAGTATAGCACCCATCGTAGAGGCTGTCAAAAGCGGACGGCTGCCGGAAAAAGTGCTCGATACTGCACTTGAGAGGGTTCTTAACATGATGTTGGAAGCTCCGGCAATGACGGGGAAAAAGACGGAAAAAATCGACATTGAGGATTCCCGGCAAGCTGCGTACGACGCGGCCAAGGAAGGCATCGTGCTGCTGAAGAACGAGGGAGGTACGCTTCCGTTTTCCACGGACGCAAATATCAGTTTCTTTGGAGGGAAAAGCAAAAAATTCATCGAGTCGGGCGGCGGCAGCGCGAACGTGATTACCGACCGGACCAGCAATGTCTATGACTGCAGCCGCACGATCGCGGGGGACGGGCGTGTGCGGTTCGGCGAGATTACGGACGATACGGACGCGGTTGTAGTAACGGTGGGCGTGATCGGCCAGGAGGGCTTTGACCGCGCATCGCTGAGTATAGACGCGGAAGATGAAAAGATGTTGAAGGAAACCCTGGAAGAGGCCAAGCGGTCCGGAAAGAAAACGGTTGTGATACTGAACGTGTGCGGGCCTGTGGACGTTAGGGAATTTATTGACGATACGGACGCGCTGCTGTGCGTGTTCATCCCCGGTATGGAAGGCGGCCGCGCGGCGGCGGACATCCTGTACGGCAGGGTGAATCCTTCGGGCAAGCTGCCGCTCACCTTTCCGAAGCGCTATGAAGACTGCCCGACCTATGGGAATTTCCCGGGCCGGGGCGCGAAGGTGATGTACGGCGAGGGCATTTTTGTGGGCTACCGTTATTACGACATGAAAAATATCGAGCCCATGTTCCCGTTTGGTTTTGGGCTTTCCTATACGCAATTCGGGATCGGCCACCTGCATTTGGACCGCGACTGTATGAACGTGGATAGGGAGGGCGACGACCTTTCCGCCACCGTGAAGGTGAAGAACACCGGCAGATGCGGGGGAAAAGAGGTCGTACAGCTTTATATCGCGCAGGAAAAACCGACATTGGTGAAACCGCCCAAGGAATTGAAGGCCTTCCGCAAGGTTTGGCTGGAACCGGGGGAGGAAAAGGAGATCACATTTACGGTCACCGCAGATATGCTGCAAAGCTATGACGACGGTACGGAAAAATGGCAGATCGAGCCAGGATATTACAAGGTGCTGGTGGGGAATTCTGCGCGGAATATCTGCGCGGAAGCGTCCTTTGAAGTAAAAGGATATAACCCTTACGGCGTGAACGAAGACACCCCGCTTGGGAAGCTTGTTATGATCCCGGGCGCGCTGGACGAACTGATGAAGCACTGCCCCGAGGGCAGGCTGACGCGCGAAAGCGTGGAACTCAGTATCCTTTTTGCGGCGACGGGAAAACTCAGCGAGTATTGGGACAAGGTGATCGCACCGGCAATGGAAGGCATTGGAGACGACGAAAAACAGCGGCGCTATGAGGCGATGCTGGCGGCGATGAACCGCTTCCATTAA
- a CDS encoding sugar ABC transporter substrate-binding protein encodes MKKALMVVLALVIVCACFLTACAGTPAATEGTAESSAPAESAAAGSPEPSGEASEEAAGSGGQLLIGHNNILKGNYSVDILENTIQATCDALDIELMVTNDETQVEKSVTNVDNMISAGVDGLIFLGMSDTLFPVIAEKCEAANVPFAIVDHIPADDVAAQLQESPMYVGGAVTDDSVTGKTIGEYAAAQGCKKAIVVTALNTDPTHIKRVEGFTEAFEAAGGEVLDVGWGEPTVDKALTRANDLLTAHPDVDCVYGTNGDVASATIQALEKHPEVSAKMFATDLDPAVLEGLESGVVSAANGAHWVGGDFAAELLINYLQGNPIKDPEGKAPLFKVSAAVLPSSLVDLYNQFWINSQPFSDEEMQAMVGPGVTYDTFNDAISGYTVESRLQAKVDAGLLTQEELDAALAG; translated from the coding sequence ATGAAAAAAGCACTCATGGTAGTATTGGCGCTGGTGATCGTATGCGCATGCTTTCTGACGGCATGTGCAGGAACGCCGGCAGCGACGGAGGGAACGGCGGAAAGCTCCGCGCCGGCGGAAAGCGCGGCAGCGGGGAGCCCGGAGCCATCCGGCGAGGCAAGTGAAGAAGCGGCGGGAAGCGGCGGACAACTGCTGATCGGCCACAACAACATCCTGAAAGGGAACTATTCGGTCGATATTCTGGAAAACACGATCCAGGCGACCTGCGACGCGCTGGATATCGAATTGATGGTAACCAACGATGAAACGCAGGTGGAAAAATCCGTAACGAATGTGGACAACATGATTTCCGCGGGCGTGGACGGACTGATCTTTCTCGGCATGTCCGACACTTTGTTCCCGGTGATCGCTGAAAAGTGCGAAGCGGCGAACGTACCGTTTGCGATCGTCGACCACATCCCGGCGGACGACGTGGCGGCACAGCTTCAGGAAAGCCCGATGTATGTGGGCGGCGCCGTAACAGACGATTCTGTTACCGGCAAGACCATCGGCGAATATGCGGCGGCGCAGGGCTGCAAAAAGGCAATCGTCGTAACTGCCCTCAATACAGACCCGACGCACATCAAGCGTGTGGAAGGCTTTACGGAGGCGTTTGAAGCGGCAGGCGGAGAAGTTCTGGATGTCGGCTGGGGCGAACCCACGGTGGACAAAGCCCTGACCCGCGCGAACGACTTGCTGACGGCGCACCCGGACGTTGATTGCGTATATGGAACCAACGGCGACGTGGCCTCGGCAACGATCCAAGCTTTGGAAAAGCATCCCGAGGTAAGCGCGAAAATGTTTGCGACCGATCTTGACCCCGCTGTGCTGGAAGGCCTTGAAAGCGGCGTGGTAAGCGCGGCAAACGGTGCGCACTGGGTTGGCGGAGACTTTGCGGCAGAGCTGCTGATAAACTATCTGCAGGGAAATCCGATCAAGGATCCCGAAGGAAAAGCGCCCCTGTTTAAGGTAAGCGCGGCGGTACTCCCGAGCAGCCTTGTCGACCTTTACAATCAGTTCTGGATCAATTCGCAGCCGTTCTCCGATGAAGAGATGCAGGCAATGGTTGGCCCCGGCGTAACATACGATACATTCAACGATGCAATTTCAGGCTATACCGTGGAAAGCAGGCTGCAGGCAAAGGTAGACGCAGGACTGCTGACGCAGGAAGAACTGGACGCGGCCCTGGCAGGCTGA
- a CDS encoding ABC transporter permease, which translates to MGNTGSGRINSELQAKAASAQRKTTLLAVAAIVVIYIILSAITEWRFLTASNMLAILTSSIVPALVVLGFIFIFTSGIMDLSTGAMMILASNVGGILAVQLGLGYFGLIIGAVATAIGLELLNVKLILVTKIPAWIFGLGMTMVYEAIGALYNASMIAEGTQSVSIGDLYRELGAPPVNVIVIMICVVVAFLIYNRTNLGFGLRAVGSNSSVAKMMGINVSKTVLAASVVGAMFLGLASAVNMSFAGRVAPTTGLASISVIFTPLAAFLLAKAFDRIFNITVGAIICAFLLTSIFNVLTLLGVPSGTLQQVFMGAAVIICGILSQRKYKGVVQ; encoded by the coding sequence ATGGGAAATACAGGCAGCGGCCGGATAAATTCCGAGCTACAGGCAAAGGCGGCAAGTGCGCAACGGAAAACGACGCTACTCGCGGTTGCCGCGATTGTCGTGATTTATATCATCTTGAGCGCAATCACGGAATGGAGGTTCCTGACCGCGTCTAATATGCTGGCGATCCTGACCAGCTCAATTGTGCCGGCCTTGGTGGTGCTGGGCTTTATCTTTATTTTTACATCGGGAATCATGGACCTTTCCACCGGGGCAATGATGATATTGGCAAGCAATGTAGGCGGCATTCTGGCCGTCCAACTGGGACTCGGTTATTTTGGACTTATCATAGGCGCGGTCGCGACGGCGATCGGGCTGGAATTGCTCAACGTAAAATTGATTCTGGTCACTAAGATACCGGCCTGGATCTTCGGGCTGGGGATGACGATGGTATATGAAGCGATCGGGGCGCTGTACAATGCATCGATGATCGCTGAGGGGACGCAATCGGTCTCGATTGGAGACCTTTACCGGGAGCTGGGCGCTCCGCCGGTGAACGTGATCGTGATTATGATATGCGTGGTCGTTGCGTTCCTGATCTACAACAGAACGAATCTGGGCTTTGGACTGCGCGCGGTGGGCAGCAACAGCTCCGTGGCCAAGATGATGGGGATAAATGTCAGCAAAACGGTATTGGCGGCAAGCGTTGTGGGCGCGATGTTCCTCGGGCTTGCCAGCGCGGTGAATATGAGCTTTGCGGGGCGCGTTGCGCCGACGACGGGGCTGGCGAGTATTTCGGTTATCTTTACGCCGCTGGCGGCTTTTCTGCTGGCCAAGGCGTTTGACCGTATCTTCAATATTACGGTGGGAGCGATTATCTGCGCCTTCCTGCTGACGTCGATTTTCAATGTTTTGACACTTCTCGGAGTGCCGTCCGGTACGTTGCAGCAGGTGTTCATGGGCGCCGCCGTAATTATCTGCGGCATCTTATCGCAAAGGAAATATAAGGGGGTAGTGCAATGA
- a CDS encoding sugar ABC transporter ATP-binding protein produces MSGTEKVIFRAEHMKKYFGATHANDDVSITLAAGEVRGLIGENGSGKSTLISMIAGLAPRDSGEMTMNGAAYLPQNPIDAGDHKIGTVVQELGLVDGLPVGVNIFLGRTKRFEKGGVLDMKALYQAAAEQFEQWNFPVFPVQSLTGSLSVEEKKIVELIRALSIDPDLLILDEITQALSLNYRDILFEVIKKFRNDGKTVLMVTHDVEEMIEATDSITIMRDGKIVETCQCDDISPDDVKRMMVGRDLEGDYYRSDQVESYEDEVVMSVEGLTNDAFEGVGFDLHKGEILGFCGLSGAGIHELAETLFAVRPAWSGTVRITKTNTIIKSPRQAMLEKMGYVPKDRDKQALMVSDSIEDNVCLAAVDMTQGRLGFLSPRRRREVSNRVVKKFDVKTKGITQVISGLSGGNRQKVNLGRWMIQDKEVLILDCPTRGVDVGVKSYIYRSMMEAKKQGVAMIVVSDELPELIGMADTLMVMKASRLAAVMKRSEVFTEEKIIEVML; encoded by the coding sequence ATGAGCGGAACTGAAAAGGTTATTTTCCGTGCGGAACATATGAAAAAATATTTCGGCGCCACCCATGCGAACGACGACGTTTCCATTACGCTTGCGGCGGGCGAAGTGCGCGGGCTGATCGGAGAGAACGGTTCGGGAAAGTCGACGCTGATTTCCATGATCGCGGGGCTCGCCCCGAGGGACAGCGGGGAAATGACGATGAACGGCGCCGCCTACCTTCCCCAGAACCCGATCGATGCGGGCGATCATAAAATCGGTACGGTCGTCCAAGAGCTGGGACTTGTCGACGGGCTTCCGGTCGGTGTAAATATTTTCCTCGGCAGGACAAAACGTTTTGAAAAGGGCGGCGTACTGGATATGAAGGCGCTCTATCAGGCGGCGGCGGAACAGTTTGAACAATGGAATTTTCCAGTGTTCCCGGTACAGTCGCTGACGGGGTCCCTTTCCGTGGAAGAAAAAAAGATCGTGGAACTCATTCGTGCCCTTTCCATCGATCCGGACCTGCTGATCCTGGATGAGATCACACAGGCGCTTTCCCTAAATTACCGGGATATCCTGTTCGAGGTCATCAAAAAATTTAGGAACGATGGGAAAACGGTTTTAATGGTCACGCACGACGTGGAAGAAATGATCGAGGCAACGGACAGCATCACGATTATGCGGGACGGAAAAATTGTGGAGACATGCCAGTGCGACGACATTTCGCCGGACGACGTGAAGCGGATGATGGTAGGACGCGACCTTGAAGGAGACTATTACCGCAGCGACCAGGTGGAAAGCTATGAAGACGAAGTCGTCATGAGCGTCGAAGGTCTTACGAATGACGCGTTTGAAGGAGTCGGATTTGACCTGCACAAGGGCGAGATACTCGGATTCTGCGGGCTTTCGGGTGCGGGTATCCACGAGCTTGCGGAAACATTGTTTGCGGTTCGCCCGGCATGGTCGGGAACGGTCAGGATTACGAAAACGAATACCATAATTAAATCCCCGCGCCAGGCGATGCTGGAAAAGATGGGGTATGTTCCCAAGGACCGGGATAAGCAGGCGTTGATGGTCAGCGATTCGATCGAGGACAACGTATGCCTTGCAGCTGTAGATATGACACAGGGCAGGCTGGGCTTCCTGAGCCCCAGACGGCGGCGGGAGGTCAGCAACCGGGTCGTCAAAAAATTTGACGTGAAGACAAAAGGCATTACACAGGTAATCAGCGGCCTTTCCGGCGGCAACAGGCAGAAGGTCAATCTTGGCCGGTGGATGATCCAGGATAAGGAAGTGTTGATTTTGGACTGCCCGACGCGCGGTGTGGATGTAGGAGTCAAATCTTATATTTATCGTTCTATGATGGAAGCCAAAAAGCAGGGAGTCGCCATGATCGTCGTATCGGACGAGCTGCCGGAGCTGATCGGTATGGCGGATACCCTGATGGTGATGAAGGCCAGCCGGCTCGCCGCGGTTATGAAGAGGAGCGAAGTCTTCACGGAAGAAAAAATAATCGAGGTGATGCTGTGA
- a CDS encoding ABC transporter permease, with amino-acid sequence MKKDFWTFFQRLFPFVGLIVIIVIFTIINQGNMWSATNLLTVISIMIPLCLGGSGMVFVAAQGSTDLSMGSLVALCGTIAGIASMSLGFWAFIVISLAVGIGVGILNGVIVSKCKVSSLMVTLAMLIALRALVAFITNGQVFFVDQQILMLNRMEIKLPIFLGVIALMWYLFEYTKIGYFSRCMGENQTVGKFAGISVAKYQILGFALSGAMAGMIGIFTVGSIGGISPTMGNFLELQVMIAMFVGGVPVTGGAGSKFYKVVVGALMLAFLQNGLTVSRVSAEMSELIQGIILICVVFFGLFVRQKYIQRQIARELQ; translated from the coding sequence ATGAAAAAAGATTTTTGGACGTTTTTTCAGCGGTTGTTCCCCTTTGTCGGCCTGATCGTTATCATTGTCATATTTACCATCATCAATCAGGGCAATATGTGGTCGGCGACCAATCTGCTTACGGTAATCAGCATTATGATTCCTCTTTGCCTGGGCGGCAGCGGAATGGTGTTTGTAGCGGCTCAGGGCAGTACGGATCTTTCCATGGGCTCGCTGGTCGCGCTATGCGGGACGATCGCCGGGATCGCGAGCATGTCGCTGGGCTTCTGGGCATTTATTGTAATTTCACTTGCGGTGGGCATTGGCGTAGGGATTCTAAACGGTGTAATTGTCAGCAAATGCAAGGTATCTTCCCTGATGGTGACGCTGGCGATGTTAATTGCGCTGCGTGCGCTGGTGGCGTTTATCACCAACGGGCAGGTGTTCTTTGTGGACCAGCAGATACTGATGCTGAACCGCATGGAGATTAAGCTGCCGATTTTCCTTGGGGTGATCGCCCTTATGTGGTACTTGTTTGAATATACAAAAATTGGATATTTTTCGCGCTGCATGGGCGAAAACCAGACGGTAGGCAAGTTTGCCGGGATATCGGTTGCAAAATACCAGATTTTGGGCTTTGCGCTTTCAGGAGCGATGGCCGGAATGATCGGGATATTTACGGTAGGCAGCATCGGTGGGATTTCCCCGACGATGGGCAACTTCCTTGAACTTCAGGTCATGATCGCGATGTTTGTGGGCGGCGTTCCCGTTACTGGCGGCGCGGGCAGCAAATTCTACAAGGTGGTCGTAGGCGCGCTGATGCTGGCGTTCCTGCAGAACGGCCTGACCGTAAGCCGCGTGAGCGCGGAGATGTCGGAATTGATCCAGGGGATCATTTTGATTTGCGTGGTGTTCTTCGGGCTGTTTGTACGCCAGAAATATATCCAGCGGCAGATCGCGCGGGAGTTGCAATAA
- a CDS encoding HdeD family acid-resistance protein has translation MKQNNILNLIMGIILFIIGIALLANPVGGMEVIILILGIIMIAYGVITIISNYSKRTENAGVFGAYTIPVIVAILGILLIVFRGPTAGIVLPLIIGIWMIVNGVISLTTAPNSSLASKILSIITIILGVIVLICMAAGANFLGTLLGIFLIVFGIITIVQWFSGKK, from the coding sequence ATGAAACAAAACAATATCCTGAATCTGATTATGGGCATTATTCTTTTTATTATTGGTATTGCCCTGCTTGCAAACCCCGTTGGCGGGATGGAGGTCATTATCCTCATCCTCGGCATTATCATGATTGCTTACGGTGTAATTACGATTATCTCAAATTACAGTAAGCGCACTGAGAATGCCGGTGTGTTCGGCGCTTACACCATCCCCGTAATCGTGGCGATCCTTGGTATCCTGCTGATCGTCTTTCGCGGACCGACAGCGGGAATCGTGCTGCCGCTGATTATCGGCATCTGGATGATCGTAAACGGCGTAATCAGCCTTACAACTGCTCCGAACAGCAGCTTAGCGTCGAAGATTTTATCAATTATTACCATAATCCTGGGCGTTATCGTGCTGATCTGTATGGCGGCGGGCGCCAATTTCCTCGGGACGCTGCTCGGTATTTTCCTGATCGTTTTCGGAATCATTACCATCGTCCAGTGGTTCTCCGGCAAAAAGTAA